In Apostichopus japonicus isolate 1M-3 chromosome 3, ASM3797524v1, whole genome shotgun sequence, a single genomic region encodes these proteins:
- the LOC139960603 gene encoding tRNA-dihydrouridine(20) synthase [NAD(P)+]-like, which produces MATLSYAEKLILAPMVRIGTLPTRLLALDYGADIVYSEEIIDHKLIRCRRVENDVLGTVDFVEVDDLPVFRTCKKEKDRVVFQMGTADPERALKAAKMVENDVAGIDVNMGCPKDYSTKGGMGAALLQHPEKIKQILTTLVQGCKLPITCKIRILPKLEDSLSLVKLIEGTGVAALAVHGRMKEERPQHPVHCDVIRAIAENISIPLIANGGSKDIITSFEDVEKFKARTAASSVMIAREAQWNLSVFRREGMFPADRVIKDYLKYAIDYANPYQNTKYCIQQVLHETMETEQGMALLKAKSTKEICAIWDVEDYCSKTTAKQTELIRAKDDGRLTVKRRKLSDGAMLHLLHAPYVKKDYEGAKFPKIKLFELCNHRRWPKPEFTTEERQPDRSFQSTVTVNGDMYRSIAWERSKRAAEHASAAVCLRVLESLID; this is translated from the exons ATGGCAACTCTTTCATATGCAGAGAAGCTGATCTTGGCTCCAATGGTCAGGATCGGTACTCTACCGACCAGACTACTGGCATTGGATTATGGAGCTGATATAGTATACTCTGAA GAAATAATAGACCACAAGTTGATCAGATGTAGAAGAGTAGAAAATG ATGTTCTGGGTACAGTTGATTTTGTAGAGGTTGATGATCTACCGGTGTTTAGGACTTGCAAGAAAGAAAAGGATCGTGTTGTCTTTCAGATGGGTACAGCAGATCCAGAGCGAGCCCTGAAAGCTGCTAAGATGGT GGAAAATGATGTCGCTGGAATAGATGTCAATATGGGTTGTCCAAAGGATTACTCTACTAAAGGTGGAATGGGGGCAGCATTACTACAACACCCAGAGAAGATTAAACAG ATTTTGACAACTTTAGTACAGGGTTGTAAGTTGCCTATAACTTGCAAGATAAGGATTCTACCAAAG CTGGAGGATAGTTTATCTTTAGTGAAACTAATAGAGGGTACCGGAGTAGCAGCTTTGGCCGTCCATGGAAGGATGAAGGAAGAGCGCCCCCAGCATCCGGTGCATTGTGATGTCATAAGAGCCATCGCTGAGAATATTTCCATTCCTCTTATCGCAAA TGGAGGATCGAAAGATATCATCACATCATTTGAAGACGTTGAAAAGTTCAAAGCTCGGACTGCAGCATCGTCAGTCATGATAGCGAGGGAAGCTCAGTGGAATTTATCCGTATTTAGAAGAGAAGGGATGTTCCCAGCAGATAGAGTTATCAAAGATTACCTTAAATAT GCTATTGATTATGCTAATCCATACCAGAACACTAAGTACTGCATACAGCAAGTACTTCATGAAACCATGGAAACAGAACAAGGCATGGCTCTGCTTAAAGCAAAGTCAACCAAGGAAATCTG TGCAATTTGGGACGTGGAGGACTATTGTAGTAAAACTACAGCTAAACAGACGGAGCTTATCAGGGCAAAAGATGACGGCAGGTTGACAGTAAAGAGAAGAAAGTTAAGCGATGGCGCTATGCTCCATCTACTTCATGCTCCATATGTGAA GAAAGACTATGAAGGTGCTAAATTTCCAAAGATCAAGCTGTTTGAACTTTGCAATCATCGTAGGTGGCCTAAACCAGAGTTTACAACT gAAGAAAGGCAACCAGACAGAAGTTTTCAGAGTACAGTGACAGTTAATGGTGACATGTACAGATCTATAGCATG GGAAAGAAGCAAGCGGGCCGCTGAGCACGCTTCTGCTGCAGTTTGTCTCAGAGTCTTGGAGAGCTTGATTGATTGA